In Paenibacillus sp. G2S3, a single window of DNA contains:
- a CDS encoding response regulator — translation MYRVVIVDDEPWALIGIRKLIERNGNKFKIICETTEPLKALEVICEEYPDVVFADIRMPEMTGIELMQRTRAQEKDVDFVVISGFAEFSYVQQALQEGAMDYQLKPLDMEKAQEMLDKLYKKLENKRSTNDLSFYISLREDFKDIQQLLNSRLRHKFYKRYQVVTVYFKSGEYDDEGLLELESRVQLTTLKLGPKKCVFIINSETDQSEFIYRSLAAKESIVDRAGISLSSDKEDHIPMLLKTSDIASDDCFIDTSRRISQYIKGKKNLIKQFVEELIEALERVQYKNVKDFTSEIADFFTINQLGIEDAVFLWNELVMHTSKDNESSSRITDFEFLDYSEMKEKFMNLEMLGEYVFEQLSYPERDQLGDANKKFKELLDYTNKHFHEELYLKDLSTKYFINVSYCCELFKKVTNMTFSQYMTDLRMKKAVELLQNSNLSIADVCKNVGYSDYFYFNKVFKRNIGCTPSKYRKTSGDMNALN, via the coding sequence ATGTATCGTGTAGTCATCGTGGACGATGAACCTTGGGCTTTGATTGGCATACGAAAATTAATAGAGCGCAACGGCAACAAATTTAAAATTATTTGCGAAACAACGGAGCCACTTAAAGCTTTAGAGGTGATTTGTGAAGAATACCCCGATGTCGTTTTTGCGGATATTCGAATGCCTGAAATGACGGGAATTGAATTGATGCAAAGGACTAGAGCACAGGAAAAAGACGTTGATTTTGTTGTAATCAGCGGGTTTGCAGAGTTCTCTTACGTGCAGCAAGCACTGCAAGAAGGTGCGATGGACTATCAATTAAAGCCTTTGGATATGGAAAAGGCACAGGAAATGCTAGATAAACTCTATAAAAAGCTAGAGAACAAACGCAGCACCAATGATTTAAGCTTTTATATTTCCTTGCGTGAAGATTTCAAAGATATTCAGCAGCTTTTGAACTCTCGTTTGCGTCATAAATTTTACAAGAGATATCAGGTCGTAACGGTGTATTTTAAAAGCGGTGAATATGATGATGAGGGTTTATTAGAATTAGAAAGTAGGGTACAACTCACAACCTTGAAATTAGGTCCAAAAAAATGTGTGTTTATTATTAATAGTGAAACAGATCAAAGTGAGTTCATTTATCGCAGTCTTGCCGCCAAAGAAAGTATCGTGGATCGAGCAGGGATTAGTTTATCTAGCGATAAAGAAGATCATATACCTATGCTTTTAAAAACTTCTGATATCGCGAGTGATGATTGTTTTATTGATACTTCGCGGCGGATCTCACAATACATTAAGGGCAAAAAAAATCTGATCAAACAATTTGTAGAAGAACTTATAGAGGCACTCGAAAGAGTTCAATACAAAAACGTGAAAGACTTTACATCGGAGATAGCGGATTTTTTTACTATAAACCAATTAGGCATTGAAGATGCCGTGTTTTTATGGAATGAACTAGTCATGCACACATCAAAGGATAACGAAAGCAGTAGTAGAATAACAGACTTTGAGTTTTTGGATTACAGTGAAATGAAAGAAAAGTTCATGAATCTGGAAATGCTAGGTGAATATGTTTTTGAACAATTATCCTACCCGGAACGAGATCAGCTTGGAGATGCAAATAAAAAATTTAAAGAACTGCTCGATTATACCAATAAGCATTTTCATGAAGAATTATATTTGAAGGATTTGTCCACAAAGTATTTTATTAATGTGAGTTATTGCTGTGAGCTGTTTAAAAAGGTTACCAATATGACGTTTTCCCAGTATATGACGGATTTGCGGATGAAAAAGGCTGTTGAATTGCTCCAGAACAGTAACCTGTCTATTGCAGACGTGTGTAAGAATGTTGGTTATAGTGATTATTTCTATTTTAATAAGGTATTTAAACGGAATATAGGGTGTACACCTTCCAAATATCGTAAAACGAGTGGAGATATGAATGCGCTTAATTAG
- a CDS encoding glycoside hydrolase family 2 TIM barrel-domain containing protein, whose translation MKNDWENHRLLHRNRLPARAAFIPFGDDESALYNESNLSPYFVPLNGSWKFSYSPTPAHAPAEFHLEAFDDSNWDDQNVPSCWQMHGYGQPHYSNVVYPFPVAPPLVPIENPTGSYRREFVIPAVWSGELITLNFEGVDSAFFVWVNGQDVGFSKGSRMPSQFDITDLVHEGTNILAVRVMQWSDGSYIEDQDMWWLSGIFRDVYLTAAPQTHLYDYTVRTLLDSDYRDAALEVSLQLRSVNAAAQDIRVELQLLDACGEVVDGGYTEQIITSGELAQEYKTNFTLPMVNPRKWSAEDPYLYKLLIRVISENTQVTSARVGFRSIELKDGVLLVNGVPIKFKGVNRHDHHPDLGRTIPLDTMQKDVLLMKQHNINAVRTSHYPNDPRFYDLCDEYGLYVIDEADLECHGFHRTDNSNQLSDDPDWEAAYLDRIERMIERDKNHPSIILWSLGNESYYGCNHAAMYRWAKEHDPTRLVHYAEDREAATADVFSTMYNRIWQLHELGQREDLGKPHIVCEYAHAMGNGPGGLKEYWDVFYTYKRLQGGFVWEWVDQGIRQRTADGKEFFVYGGDFDDHPNDSNFVIDGLVNPDRVASAGLLELKKVMEPVVIEELDVQAGQLKLTNRYDFISLDHLQLVWHVAVDGEVLCSGTSKLPNIAPGCSDILNINFTLPEQLQPGSEYWLNVNVLLAADTIWGEAGFEIAWAQFELPNKAELEPTVELSPFAPLSVMENGVLLVVQGSDFSIKFDRVYGVIAGWKHAGISLLEEGPRLDLWRAPTDNDMRPIGDWRTSIDNDQRATVLWKKSGLHWLQHRVMSLDWNSDTNGSTVTITCRVRVAPPILKWSVDTLYTYTIYANGDVLVDISGVIDGSGAPETLPRIGLRMALPNDCDLVEWYGRGPGEAYADSKQAAKFGIYQKTVRELFTEYIVPQENGNRADTRWLAITNQQGVGLLAAGLPQFDFSARRYTSEDLEKARHTVDLKERDRVYLHLDLAQNGLGSASCGPGVLPEHVLKAENFRFQVRLTPLSAGTGAPVQLAKHVPQAR comes from the coding sequence TATCCATTCCCGGTTGCACCGCCGCTTGTGCCGATCGAAAATCCAACGGGATCCTATCGACGTGAATTTGTGATACCAGCCGTTTGGAGTGGAGAGCTAATTACGCTGAATTTTGAAGGCGTGGATAGTGCATTCTTCGTTTGGGTTAATGGACAAGATGTGGGCTTTAGTAAAGGAAGCCGCATGCCTTCACAATTCGATATCACCGATCTTGTTCACGAAGGGACGAACATCCTTGCGGTTCGCGTCATGCAGTGGTCCGATGGATCCTATATTGAAGATCAGGATATGTGGTGGCTGAGTGGTATTTTCCGTGACGTTTATCTGACAGCTGCGCCGCAAACTCATCTGTACGATTATACGGTTCGGACTCTTCTTGATAGCGACTACCGTGATGCAGCGCTTGAGGTCAGCTTGCAATTGCGCAGTGTGAATGCAGCAGCTCAAGACATTCGAGTGGAGCTGCAATTACTGGATGCATGCGGGGAAGTAGTGGATGGTGGCTATACGGAGCAAATTATAACTAGTGGTGAACTGGCGCAAGAATACAAGACGAACTTTACGCTCCCAATGGTTAACCCGAGAAAATGGTCTGCGGAAGATCCTTATTTATATAAGCTATTGATTCGGGTAATTAGCGAAAATACACAGGTAACGTCAGCGCGCGTTGGATTCCGCTCCATCGAGCTGAAGGATGGCGTGCTGCTGGTTAATGGGGTTCCTATAAAGTTCAAAGGTGTTAACCGACATGACCATCATCCCGACCTTGGACGAACCATACCGCTAGATACGATGCAAAAAGACGTCCTGTTGATGAAGCAGCATAATATTAACGCTGTTCGCACCTCTCATTATCCGAACGATCCGCGCTTCTATGATCTGTGTGATGAATACGGGCTTTACGTCATTGATGAAGCCGATCTAGAATGTCACGGCTTCCATCGGACAGATAACTCCAATCAACTAAGTGATGACCCGGATTGGGAAGCTGCTTATTTGGACCGGATCGAACGGATGATCGAGCGTGATAAGAATCATCCTTCTATTATCCTTTGGTCACTCGGCAATGAATCCTATTATGGCTGTAATCATGCAGCGATGTACCGATGGGCCAAGGAACACGACCCAACTCGCCTGGTCCACTATGCAGAAGATAGAGAGGCTGCGACCGCTGACGTATTCAGCACCATGTACAACAGAATTTGGCAGCTGCACGAGCTTGGTCAGCGTGAAGATCTGGGCAAGCCCCACATTGTTTGTGAATATGCACATGCCATGGGAAACGGACCAGGTGGTTTAAAGGAATATTGGGATGTTTTTTATACCTATAAGCGACTACAGGGCGGCTTTGTTTGGGAATGGGTCGATCAAGGCATTCGCCAGCGAACGGCTGACGGCAAAGAATTTTTCGTCTACGGCGGCGATTTCGACGACCATCCGAACGATTCGAATTTCGTCATCGATGGTCTCGTGAACCCGGATCGTGTTGCCTCGGCGGGACTGCTGGAGCTAAAGAAGGTGATGGAGCCGGTTGTGATCGAAGAATTGGATGTGCAGGCTGGGCAGTTAAAGCTTACAAATCGATACGATTTCATTTCCTTGGATCATCTGCAACTTGTTTGGCATGTAGCGGTAGATGGAGAAGTCTTATGCTCGGGCACAAGTAAGCTTCCTAATATCGCCCCTGGTTGTTCGGACATCTTGAACATCAATTTTACGTTGCCAGAGCAATTGCAACCAGGAAGTGAGTATTGGCTGAATGTTAACGTGCTGCTTGCCGCTGATACGATTTGGGGTGAAGCAGGCTTCGAGATTGCGTGGGCCCAGTTTGAACTGCCGAATAAAGCGGAACTAGAACCAACCGTAGAACTATCCCCATTCGCGCCGTTGTCCGTGATGGAGAATGGGGTGTTGTTAGTGGTGCAAGGAAGTGATTTTTCGATTAAGTTTGACCGAGTTTATGGAGTTATCGCTGGATGGAAACATGCCGGTATCTCTCTTCTGGAGGAAGGACCAAGGCTCGATTTATGGCGCGCCCCAACCGACAATGATATGCGACCCATCGGTGATTGGAGGACCTCCATCGATAATGACCAACGTGCGACGGTTTTATGGAAGAAAAGTGGGCTGCACTGGCTCCAACATCGCGTCATGAGCTTGGACTGGAACAGCGACACCAATGGATCGACTGTAACAATTACCTGTAGGGTACGTGTGGCTCCGCCGATACTGAAATGGTCGGTCGACACCCTTTACACGTACACGATTTATGCTAATGGGGATGTATTGGTCGACATAAGCGGAGTGATTGACGGCAGCGGTGCTCCAGAGACGCTCCCGCGTATCGGGCTGCGGATGGCGCTGCCTAATGATTGTGACTTGGTAGAGTGGTATGGCCGTGGACCTGGCGAGGCTTACGCGGATTCGAAGCAGGCGGCGAAGTTTGGTATCTACCAGAAAACCGTGCGTGAGCTGTTCACGGAGTACATCGTGCCACAGGAAAACGGCAACCGTGCGGATACACGCTGGCTCGCGATAACGAATCAGCAGGGCGTTGGTTTGCTCGCGGCAGGATTGCCGCAGTTTGATTTTTCGGCTAGGCGTTATACGAGTGAGGATCTGGAGAAGGCACGGCATACGGTTGATCTGAAGGAACGTGACCGGGTCTACTTACATCTCGATCTAGCGCAGAACGGTCTTGGCAGTGCAAGCTGTGGCCCCGGTGTGCTCCCGGAGCATGTGCTAAAGGCGGAGAACTTCCGCTTCCAGGTCCGTCTTACACCGCTGTCTGCCGGAACAGGTGCACCTGTTCAACTTGCTAAACATGTGCCACAAGCACGCTAA
- a CDS encoding ABC transporter permease subunit, translated as MLNTEKLRRRVRIKENIPLYAMLIGPLLVFLIFSYVPMLGTVIAFKDYRFIDGILGSDWVGLRNFKMIFAQPQTVSVIRNTFVISLLTLIVSFPFPIMLAILLNEVRSKWFKKASQTVLYLPHFFSWIIVGGIIINIFSVNNGPINFIIEYFGGEPIQFMFNHPAWMSIYLGSGIWKDTGFNCIIYLAALSSIDPTYYEAAVMDGANKWKQITKVTLPCLLPTIILTFILATGKIMEVGFDRIYVLQNPMVKDISEVVSTFIYDVGIRSGDFSLTTAMGLFDSVISLILVLTANQIAKKSGNALF; from the coding sequence TTGTTAAATACTGAGAAACTTCGTAGAAGAGTAAGAATTAAAGAAAATATACCTTTATACGCCATGTTGATAGGTCCCCTTTTAGTGTTTCTTATCTTTAGTTATGTGCCGATGTTAGGCACGGTGATTGCCTTTAAAGACTACAGATTTATTGATGGTATTCTCGGAAGTGATTGGGTGGGACTTCGTAATTTTAAGATGATATTTGCACAGCCGCAGACTGTATCGGTCATTCGAAATACTTTTGTGATAAGTTTACTTACTCTCATAGTATCGTTTCCGTTCCCGATTATGCTAGCTATTCTTTTGAACGAAGTGAGAAGTAAATGGTTTAAAAAAGCATCACAAACTGTTCTTTATTTGCCACACTTTTTCTCCTGGATTATCGTTGGAGGGATTATTATCAACATCTTCTCCGTTAATAATGGCCCTATCAATTTTATTATTGAATATTTTGGCGGGGAACCCATTCAGTTTATGTTTAACCATCCGGCATGGATGTCCATCTATCTGGGAAGCGGAATATGGAAGGATACAGGATTTAATTGCATTATCTACTTGGCTGCACTATCGAGTATTGATCCTACCTACTATGAGGCGGCAGTTATGGATGGTGCTAATAAGTGGAAGCAGATTACAAAAGTCACGCTTCCATGTTTGTTACCAACGATCATTCTAACCTTTATATTAGCTACGGGTAAGATCATGGAAGTCGGGTTTGATCGCATATATGTGCTCCAGAATCCAATGGTCAAGGACATCTCAGAGGTCGTATCCACATTTATCTATGATGTTGGTATCCGTTCTGGCGATTTCAGTTTAACTACGGCTATGGGATTATTTGATTCCGTCATCAGTTTAATACTTGTACTTACGGCCAATCAAATCGCCAAGAAATCAGGAAATGCGTTATTCTAA
- a CDS encoding extracellular solute-binding protein, with the protein MKKKMSGLVALSLLMAISTGLTACGSSNNESAKNNTEKTNAAKNDTKAANLTPDGQERKGKVSVMIYDRGQIPASEGTYDNNRWTKWIQENAPFEEVKFVIVPRTEAPQKMNMLFAAGEGPDVVANYEDVGPFIAKGQALEITDDLLAKMPNYKKVLDENPALKKLTTVDGKLYTVGTISPISPNHTAIIREDWLKKLNLEVPKTPEELLAVAKAFTEQDPDGNGKNDTYGTTMNADSRRVLSHMYGFGNPEIYAVEDGKLTHVWDRMQDWLTFAKQIVDAKVVDPDFLLDKGDKALTDFTNGKVGIFLTGKLSQLNSPTFVNFKKSNPTAKLEAFELPATKYGTFEGYVNGGPSIVGFINSATKDPDAAARYINWLTDPKVSNYLVNGPDGVYKKRDAEGTVVVVDPEKNKIEYDYAADYSIIRTFDLTDDSVSPLANEYYNSYLKSSDPLLQEFGVLYYKMAQIVNKPGAIDPRKWQQTLPALSSELLLQETNGLKAVDDLFLKSLADTGKTAEQAIAEAKELWKKAGGEAVDTYYNEYYAEHKDQMLSTEDFEGLKREPELLPSAKANFDKQ; encoded by the coding sequence ATGAAGAAAAAAATGTCAGGTTTGGTTGCATTATCACTATTGATGGCCATATCTACTGGTCTCACAGCATGCGGCTCTTCGAATAATGAGTCTGCAAAGAATAACACAGAGAAAACTAACGCAGCAAAGAATGACACTAAGGCGGCAAATCTTACACCTGATGGCCAAGAAAGAAAAGGTAAAGTCTCTGTTATGATTTATGACCGCGGACAAATTCCAGCATCAGAAGGTACGTATGATAATAACCGTTGGACCAAATGGATTCAGGAAAATGCGCCGTTTGAGGAAGTGAAATTTGTTATTGTACCTCGAACAGAAGCTCCGCAAAAAATGAACATGTTATTTGCAGCCGGAGAAGGACCGGATGTCGTAGCTAACTATGAAGATGTGGGCCCTTTTATTGCCAAAGGACAGGCATTAGAAATCACAGATGATTTGCTGGCTAAAATGCCTAACTATAAGAAGGTGTTAGATGAGAATCCAGCACTTAAAAAGCTCACTACAGTAGATGGGAAACTTTACACTGTAGGAACAATATCTCCTATTTCACCAAATCACACTGCGATTATTCGTGAAGATTGGCTGAAAAAGTTAAATCTCGAGGTGCCGAAGACACCGGAAGAGTTACTTGCTGTAGCAAAAGCATTCACAGAGCAAGATCCTGATGGAAATGGAAAGAACGATACCTATGGAACAACGATGAACGCGGATTCACGGAGAGTGCTTTCCCACATGTATGGCTTTGGCAATCCAGAGATTTATGCGGTTGAGGATGGCAAGCTGACACATGTTTGGGATCGAATGCAAGATTGGCTTACCTTTGCTAAGCAAATTGTTGATGCAAAGGTTGTAGATCCTGACTTCTTACTTGATAAAGGGGATAAAGCACTTACGGATTTCACCAATGGTAAGGTTGGTATTTTCCTTACAGGGAAATTAAGTCAACTGAATTCACCGACATTTGTGAATTTTAAAAAGAGTAATCCAACGGCCAAACTGGAAGCATTTGAATTGCCTGCGACAAAATATGGTACCTTTGAAGGATATGTCAATGGTGGACCATCCATTGTAGGTTTTATTAATTCAGCAACCAAAGATCCTGATGCTGCCGCTAGGTACATTAACTGGCTGACCGATCCTAAAGTCTCCAACTATTTGGTGAATGGACCTGATGGCGTATACAAAAAGAGAGATGCTGAAGGTACCGTTGTAGTTGTGGATCCGGAGAAAAATAAAATCGAATACGATTATGCAGCAGATTACAGTATTATTAGAACTTTTGATTTAACTGATGACTCAGTTAGTCCTTTGGCTAATGAATATTATAACTCGTATCTCAAATCGAGTGACCCTCTTTTACAGGAATTTGGAGTGTTGTACTATAAAATGGCACAAATTGTAAACAAGCCAGGTGCTATAGATCCAAGAAAATGGCAACAAACTTTGCCGGCACTTTCCTCTGAATTGCTATTACAGGAAACAAATGGATTAAAAGCGGTTGATGATCTTTTCTTAAAATCACTTGCAGATACAGGTAAGACAGCAGAACAAGCTATTGCAGAAGCGAAAGAGCTTTGGAAAAAAGCTGGTGGTGAAGCTGTAGACACCTACTACAATGAGTATTATGCAGAACATAAAGATCAAATGTTATCAACAGAAGATTTTGAGGGACTAAAACGCGAACCAGAATTATTACCTTCAGCAAAAGCGAATTTTGACAAGCAATAA
- a CDS encoding carbohydrate ABC transporter permease, whose protein sequence is MKISTGEKTFYSINNIVIFIVSITCMLPLLYIVATSFSSGSAIQSGKVYLWPVEFTPAAYKVLFVSTDIFKYFWNSVVLTGVGTILSLVFTILCAYPLSKKKLFARKKITFFVVFTMLFAGGMIPSYLLVKSLGLMNSYWSIWLTMLISPYNMLIMKSFFENIPEELEESARIDGCSEWRILLQMYLPLSKAVIATLCLFYGVAYWNNFLKVLMYINDSKGFTLPVLIQQMVFQLEQIKLGTSTDLGAVAGSSEVISESVKSAGVVVLILPMLAVYPFIQKYFVKGVMLGSVKG, encoded by the coding sequence TTGAAGATTTCAACTGGAGAGAAAACATTTTATAGCATTAACAATATCGTGATTTTCATTGTATCCATTACATGTATGCTACCGCTACTATATATCGTTGCTACTTCATTCAGCAGTGGTTCAGCTATTCAATCAGGAAAAGTATATTTGTGGCCGGTTGAATTCACACCAGCTGCTTATAAAGTATTGTTTGTATCCACGGACATATTTAAATATTTTTGGAATAGCGTCGTCTTAACTGGGGTTGGGACAATACTTAGCTTGGTTTTTACGATCCTTTGTGCTTATCCCTTATCAAAAAAGAAATTGTTTGCTAGAAAGAAAATAACCTTTTTCGTTGTTTTCACTATGCTGTTCGCTGGTGGTATGATCCCATCGTACCTACTAGTGAAATCACTTGGATTAATGAATTCTTATTGGTCTATTTGGTTAACGATGCTGATTAGTCCTTACAATATGCTAATTATGAAGTCTTTCTTTGAAAATATTCCGGAAGAGCTGGAAGAATCTGCTCGAATCGACGGTTGTTCTGAATGGCGGATTTTGCTGCAGATGTATCTTCCACTTTCTAAGGCTGTAATTGCTACGTTATGTCTCTTTTATGGGGTAGCTTATTGGAATAATTTCCTGAAAGTATTGATGTATATCAATGATTCCAAAGGTTTTACATTACCTGTGCTCATTCAACAGATGGTGTTCCAACTAGAACAGATAAAACTTGGTACTAGTACAGATCTGGGTGCGGTAGCGGGTTCAAGTGAGGTCATATCGGAATCCGTTAAGTCCGCTGGGGTTGTCGTGTTGATATTGCCAATGCTTGCTGTATACCCATTCATTCAAAAATATTTTGTAAAAGGCGTTATGCTAGGTTCGGTCAAAGGTTAG